GTCGGCGTCAGCCAAgcgaaaggcgaagaaaagatccCTGAATGTCACATCATCAGATCGGCCAAGATCCAAGCCAAAAGGGACATGAGATACTGCCTGCCTCATTGTGCGTTTTGTACAAGGATACAGTACAGGGGGTTCTTCCTCAAGTCACTCATCAGCCGAAGGCCAAGAACCAACGCCCGGTTAGCATCATCTCAAACCAAACAAATTCTACCTAAAAGCTCTCTATCCATGGTTGTTGAACACCTGGGGTGTTCACTGCTCACTGCAGAAGCTACAACTCCTTGCTGAGCTGCGGCATGTCGTTGGAATGCACTGCAGCACCATCACCACATGGAGAGGAAGGAGCCGTTCGACCATCTGTGCAGGAGCTCGCCCAGGCACAGGATGGTGTAGACCAGCAGGATGAACTTGAAGAGGAACGGGAAGTAGTGCGAGAGCCCAGCACTTGACGAATGCAGAATCTGAaaaggcaaaacagcaagagaaaGACGATGAGTTCTTGAACATCGGATGGTTAGATGATGTTTCGATATGAACTGTGGCGGGAGCGGTGACGTGCCATGGCGATCTCGGTGATGTGCGCTCGCCGCCCCGGCGACGATGCGCCGTCGACGACGATATGGTCTGCAGGCAGCTTCCTGTTGTTCACAGTATTGCAGGAGGCGTCCTTCGGTTTCACGTTCGAGCAGCTCCTCAGGCGCGGCACGTCCTTTGTCTGAAGAGGCTTGACGATGTAATCTTCAGCACCGGCTTTCAGGCACCTGCTCCAAACAATAGGTTATACCGGTTACTATCACAAGGTATCAGCTGCAGGATTCTATAGTACGTTCAGAAGATTACGAAGACACAATGAATGCGCATGGAAAGCCAGATCTCCATCAGAGTACTACCGCTAGTTCAAACAAAGTTCAGTGGGACGATTTACTGAAGCGGCGCATAATTGTGAGGATAAGTACAGGCAGCATAATGAACCGACTGACAGGAGTATTTACTGAAGCAAAGCAACGTGGTCGCGAATCCGTGTTTTTAACCGGCCTTTTAACCCCATGAATGAATGATGGTGTACTACCGCCTACTGTTACAGCAAAGACACAGCCTTTTGTTTGCACAGAAATGGGTACTCAATGTGAAGGAAAGGGAAAGGGCAAATGCTCACCTGCTGATCCTCTGGGGCTCGTTCTCCGACGACATGACTATCACTGGGATCGGCTTCAGAGAACTCATCGCCTGAAAACATTCATCATGGAAATTATGGAATTGCAAAAGCAAATTCAGGGAGCATCTATCAGATTACAAGTCTGAACACAAACTTGGTAGGCA
This region of Lolium perenne isolate Kyuss_39 chromosome 2, Kyuss_2.0, whole genome shotgun sequence genomic DNA includes:
- the LOC127334961 gene encoding two-component response regulator ORR1 — translated: MEGGGGGVEEGVMRVLLVDDSPVDRKVVQLVLGSNTFAGSFHVTAVDSAKKAMEFLGLKDGKEQAIDMVLTDYCMPEMNGYDLLKAIKAMSSLKPIPVIVMSSENEPQRISRCLKAGAEDYIVKPLQTKDVPRLRSCSNVKPKDASCNTVNNRKLPADHIVVDGASSPGRRAHITEIAMILHSSSAGLSHYFPFLFKFILLVYTILCLGELLHRWSNGSFLSMW